A DNA window from Tachysurus vachellii isolate PV-2020 chromosome 20, HZAU_Pvac_v1, whole genome shotgun sequence contains the following coding sequences:
- the LOC132863050 gene encoding cytolytic toxin-alpha-like: MEPKFIQIAALGRALHPGTLYDCRNDSFIPGISLWDNETIKKGLDSRRQPKTELNFSASDSLNEKAKLLDVSASLKASFLGGLVEVGGSAKYMRDNKSSARQSRVSLQYSQTTRYESLTMDQIGNITYPEVFEEGTATHVVTAVMYGAQAFMVFDLTTNENEDQEEIEGNLNVMVRKMPSFSIEGQGALAMSESEKKLANSINCTFYGDYELEQNPTTYMEALQLYRKLPSLLRERENDAVPMKVWLYPLSLLGEKAATLEREIHKMLITEAETLLEDLRYAETQCNDLIANMTINDFQDVRQRLKMFQDFIGSYKMMFLKALSRLIPAIRGGTEQEKALTEIIDIHQKSPFRAEKLNERLEYSHAEVNLMNLYTKQLSGVPVVKYSALMNNMLSDPTVDSVVCFCFTSLMDEDPYLSILTKFLKVDEFEKLSVPLDSADQDIKVWFHKPEVIEKIKDKLYLFKGFFQANKDNTQMRFIIVSVSDPSNPGISIRLYKKGKMVDSAFQPVSKPPAPQVDIQDRNIILKLQKSPTGSTERFRVEYRIINATDSEADVEKWEVKNTPDAQENFTLTGLQLTKQYRIQYRAISEVGMSEASDSVLFNPQGKGKLQFPLNLKWGWSTEYFITELRSKLMNRLGTSQWSPSSIQPVVKNLVKNLLVSITIITSLLARLPLVHLFHRGRGEADPRPTDEGGRPGRFQARPGSFLKAVLEASWSVAHLSQSRPSAPRKQPAQVLFTPAPGYSSPWVQQRKTRAGPPVKDLSPSALTGFRDPHPEPLRETDRDAVIIRDSNIRHVHASVPRVVSRNTRAVVLHACMNNTSLRQSEILKRDFNTLVETDVL, translated from the exons ATGGAGCCCAAATTTATTCAGATTGCAGCTCTAGGAAGGGCTCTGCATCCTGGAACTCTGTATGACTGCCGCAATGATTCCTTCATTCCAG GTATCTCTCTATGGGataatgaaacaataaaaaagggTTTGGATTCACGTCGTCAGCCCAAGACCGAGCTGAATTTCTCTGCATCTGACTCTCTCAATGAGAAAGCCAAACTCCTAGATGTGAGCGCCTCCCTTAAAGCTAGTTTCCTGGGTGGTTTAGTGGAAGTTGGAGGCTCAGCCAAGTATATGCGTGATAACAAATCTTCAGCACGTCAGAGCCGGGTTTCTCTGCAGTACAGCCAAACAACAAGATATGAATCACTTACTATGGATCAAATAGGAAATATCACCTATCCTGAAGTGTTTGAGGAAGGAACTGCCACACATGTTGTTACTGCTGTAATGTATGGAGCTCAGGCTTTCATGGTGTTTGATCTAACAACCAATGAAAATGAGGACCAAGAAGAGATCGAGGGAAACTTAAATGTAATGGTCAGAAAGATGCCTTCATTTTCCATTGAGGGACAAGGAGCTCTAGCCATGAGTGAATCAGAAAAGAAACTAGCTAACAGTattaattgtacattttatgGTGACTATGAACTTGAGCAGAATCCCACTACTTATATGGAGGCCCTCCAGCTGTACAGAAAACTTCCATCTCTtctgagggagagggagaatgaTGCAGTACCAATGAAGGTGTGGCTTTATCCCCTTTCACTACTGGGTGAAAAAGCAGCTACCCTTGAGAGAGAAATTCACAAGATGCTGATCACTGAAGCAGAAACTTTACTGGAGGACCTGAGATATGCAGAGACTCAATGCAATGATCTAATTGCAAACATGACTATAAACGATTTCCAGGATGTGAGACAAAGGCTGAAGATGTTTCAGGATTTCATAGGAAGCTACAAGATGATGTTTCTAAAGGCTCTGTCTAGGCTCATTCCTGCTATTCGTGGTGGAACGGAGCAGGAGAAGGCCTTAACAGAAATCATAGACATCCATCAGAAGTCTCCGTTTAGAGCTGAGAAGCTGAATGAGAGGCTTGAGTACAGTCATGCAGAAGTAAATCTGATGAATCTCTATACCAAACAACTGAGTGGTGTCCCTGTTGTAAAATACTCAGCCCTGATGAACAACATGCTTAGTGATCCCACTGTTGATAGTGTGGTGTGCTTCTGCTTCACTTCTCTGATGGATGAAGACCCATATCTGTCAATTCTAACAAAATTTCTGAAAGTAGATGAGTTTGAAAAACTTTCAGTACCTCTAGATTCAGCTGATCAAGACATCAAGGTCTGGTTCCACAAACCTGAAGTaattgagaaaataaaagataagcTATATCTCTTCAAAGGTTTTTTCCAAGCTaataaagacaatacacaaatgaGGTTTATCATTGTGTCAGTCTCCGATCCCTCCAATCCTGGAATCTCTATCCGTCTttataaaaaagggaaaatggtAGACAGTGCATTTCAACCTGTGTCCAAACCACCTGCACCTCAGGTGGACATTCAGGACAGAAATATAATCCTGAAGCTGCAGAAGTCCCCAACTGGATCAACAGAGCGGTTCAGAGTGGAATACCGGATAATAAATGCCACTGATTCTGAAGCTGATGTAGAAAAATGGGAAGTGAAAAACACTCCAGATGCTCAGGAGAACTTCACACTGACTGGACTTCAGCTAACAAAGCAATACAGGATTCAGTACAGAGCGATTAGTGAAGTTGGAATGAGTGAAGCCAGCGACTCTGTCCTCTTCAACCCCCAAGGAAAAGGAAAATTACAGTTTCCTTTGAACCTGAAATGG GGCTGGTCAACTGAATACTTTATCACTGAGCTTAGATCCAAACTGATGAACAGATTGGGTACATCACAGTGGAGTccttcatccatccaaccaGTGGTTAAAAATCTTGTGAAAAACCTT CTGGTTAGCATCACTATCATCACTAGCCTGTTAGCCCGGTTACCGCTAGTACACCTTTTTCACCGTGGCCGTGGGGAAGCAGATCCACGACCTACAGATGAAGGAGGCCGACCTGGAAGATTCCAGGCGCGACCTGGAAGCTTCCTGAAAGCCGTGCTGGAAGCTTCTTGGTCAGTCGCTCACCTGTCTCAG TCCAGGCCCAGCGCACCCAGGAAACAGCCTGCCCAGGTGCTGTTCACTCCGGCACCAGGGTACAGCAGTccctgggtgcagcagcggaAGACGCGAGCCGGCCCCCCGGTCAAGGACCTCTCCCCCTCCGCCCTCACCGGTTttcgagatccccacccggaacCCCTTCGCGAGACGGACCGCGACGCTGTGATCATCAGAGACTCCAACATCCGCCACGTCCATGCCTCT GTCCCTagggtcgtgagcagaaacaccagagctgtggttcttcacgcTTGCATGAAcaacaccagcctgaggcagtcggagatcctaAAGAGGGACTTCAacaccctggtggagacg GATGTgttatga